Within the Halichoerus grypus chromosome 2, mHalGry1.hap1.1, whole genome shotgun sequence genome, the region CAGGTCCCATCCATCTGATTCAGAGGTCTCCAGGATGTCAAAAACAATGCCAAAGGAGAAAATACAGTGACAGCTAGAACTAATTTGACTTTTCCTTCATTGGAACCGAAGGCAGCCTGCATCTCTCAAGTGCCATTTGTAATGTGCCTGCATGTGAGTAGCCTGAAACTCTCTCCTGTCGCCCCctaggaaaaataatacaaaagctATAACAAATATAAGGGGATCCCAATGAACATTAGATTGCTTTTTAAGTACATAATGAAACctaaatctacattttaatatacatttgttCTCAGAACCAAACGTGATGCAGTATCCCTTTTTAATTTGTCTGAAGTCATGCTTTTCCTTCTAATTAAATCTAAACAGTGCTTCGTCACTTCTTTACTGGGGAAAGTCAAAAGCTGTCTTTGCCTGGTATGATTATTACAGATTATAAGTTGAACTTTAAAGGAACCGATCATAATTTAccaacttcaaatatttttttacttaaaatgccAGACATACACCTGGCATATGATGAAAAAGATCTAAAGTTCCCAAGTTGGTCCTCTAGATTATTGATTGGTATGACAGGGATTTTGAGTCCAAAGGAATCAAGACTCGCTGAGACAGAGCTTTAGTTGCTTTACTGTTGGATGTAGGACAGAAGACATTCATGTGGACGGCTTCACAAAGCGCTTGCCCAGGCTTATGATAATTCCCATGGGTTTGTGTAACCGGGGGCTTCACTTAACTCAGCACTATTAATATTTGGGCCCAGATAATTATCTGTTGGGGAAGAGGGGGCTGACCTGTGTATCGTAGGATGTTTAACAGTATCTCGGACCTCCACCCACTACTTGGTGATAGCACGCCTTCCCACGAACGCCCAACAACCAAAAttatctccagacattgtcaaatgccCCTGGGAGGCAAAACCACATCCCCCCAAGACCACTGGTTTAATTCAccctttccctcctgctctgccaAGTAGAAAcgcaaaggaaagagagaaaatcatgATGTTACAAAAGCTAAGCCTGCTAATTTTAAACTTCTCATAGcatgagtcattcattcattcagtaaacatttatttagcgTATGGACCAGCCACCCTTTGAGGCGCTGGGGATGTAGCACTGAACAGAGATCCCTGCCCATATGGACACTACGTTCCAGTAGGGGAAGACGGACTGGGCCTTGGATGTCCTCGTGTCCTACAATTGTTTCCTGCAGCATTGGGCACCATACACCAGCCCTCTTTGATTCTCCAGTAAGGTCTCCCACTCGGCACCCTGTGACCTCTCCACCTGCTTGGACCTTCCATCCCTCCATTCTCCAAGTGTAGGAGTTCCAAAGGGATGACGACAGTCTTGGCCCTCAGTGCCTCTCCCTTGGCAGCCTCACCCTGGGTCATGACTGATTATTCCTTCAGTGTTCATGATCCTAACACTGTTTCCAGCCTCAACTTCTCTTTCAAGCCCAGAACCCACTGCCCACTCTTTTGCcgtgttcactcattcattcccatTTCTGGAGGACTCACTCAGTACAGGTCAGCAACAAACAAGTCAAAGCCCACCTTCTTCCTCCTGGAGTCTATACTCTAGCCGGGGAGTCAGATACTAAACCAGGGTACAAACACCTAAATTATTTCAGCCATACTTAGGCAAGGGGTCACAGTCAGCCTATGACAGGGACCGCCTGGACAAGCCTATAATTTATCTTTGTTTGATTTTGACCATCTACTCCCATCTCTTAGAATTCTCGTGGCTGTAATGTTCTAGTACCCTGTGGTTTGGGTTTCCTTTTTACGTGCTATTTGAGAGAGCAACTTTAAATTTCAAACAGTCGATGAGGAGGGAGTTCCTTGTAAGGTGATCTCGGTGCTGCCAGTTCCCCGAACAGTTACTCACAAACTCTTTTCATTTCCTAGTCattccctggggtggggtggggaggaatgaggagtgactgcaaATGGGTATGGGAgctttccttttggggtgatgcaaATATTCTGGAACTAGATAAAGGTCACGGTTGTGCCACTTTGTGGATGTGCTGAAAGCCACTGGCTTGTGTACTTTAAAGGAGTGAATGgtgtgaaaaaaaaagtgaatggtgTGATATGTgcactatatctcaataaatagatcttatatatgtattttttaaagattttttatttatttgagacagagagagagagcgcgcgcatgagtggggtgggaggggcagagggagaagcagaccccccactgagcagggagcctgatgcggggctcgatcccaggaccccgggatcatgacctgagccgaaggcagatgcttaaccaactgagccacccaggcgccccttatatatgtatttttaattgtatcACGGCAGAGCTGGCTGGGTAGGCAAATTATGAGCAGGGGTTTTGCCCTTACCACATGGAAGTACCACTTTGGGCTGGTGAACAGAAATGTCCTTACCCTCTGCCAGGGAGAGTTCGGAATTAGGCAGGTTTATAAAACAGGAGGAACTTCAGTAAAGCCTAAAGAAACgcacctccccttctccctttgctgAAACAGCTTTTCTTAATAGCCAAGCAAGACTACAGGtgaattcagggcgcctgggtggctcagttggttaagcgactgccttcggctcaggtcatgatcctggagtcccgggatcgagtcccgcatcgggctccctgctcagcagggagtctgcttctccctctgaccctcctccctctcatgctctctgtctctcattctctctctctcaaataaataaataaaatctttaaaaaaaaaaaaaaagactacaggtGAATTCAGCTACCGAAACCTCCCTCATTTCTCCGGCCCCAGTCTGCCACCCCAAGCAACCCCACTCACTGGCTCAACAGATTACAGCGTGCAGGGAAGAGAAGGTTCGCTATAGAGGACGCAGCCCTCAACAAGGAAAGGCTTTTCTTTATGCTTATAGAATCCAACTGTCTAGGTTCAAGCCTCAACTATACATCTGATGGGCTCTGTGCCCCGGGCTAGTCACTGGGTTGAGTGTGGGATTTTGACTTCGCCTTACTCACAAGCAGATAAGCTATCCTATTACTCTTTCATCAACGCAGGCAGAAGACACAAGACCCCTGGATCAGAGACAAGTAACGTTATTACTCACAACCCAGCTAGCAGTATACTTTGCATCAATCCCCCTTGCCCTTGGTGGTAACACATTACAGACCCACACAGAGGCTACACAGGCCACAGCTGGGAGGCAGACAAGGACACAGACCCTGGGAAGCTACTGCTTCTGTAGGAAGTAGTAAGCAAGGCTGCTGTATGTCCCCTAGGGAGACATGACCTCGTCCCTCAAGGTCACTCACTGAAAATACAACCCTGAGAAATGGCCCGAGTAAAGAGCTGCTGTGACCTTACCCTCTTGGCATACTCAGCAAGACTCAGGGATGCTCAAAGCCCATGGTGAACTGCTTCATTGCTTCACcaatttctctgtgcttcagtttcctcagctaGGGGCAATAGCATTACCCTCCTCGTGGTGTTGTGGTAAGGACTCCAAAGACATGatacccggggcacctgggtctctcagtcagttaagcatctgccttggctcaggtcttgatcgcggggtcctgggatggagccccacgtcaggctccctgctcagcagggagtctgcttctccctctccctctgcccctccccacccactcatttgtgctctctctttctctcaaataaataaataaaatattaaaaaaaaaaaaaagacataatgcccttaaagtgcttagcatggagGTCTGGCCATGGAAGGGCTccgtaaattttaaaaatcaccattattaggggaagagggaggtgaAAACATGTTATAGACATCAGAAAGCTTGCATTTAAGAGAATTTCAAGGGCCACGCCAAAGAGAagccttccccacccacctcctccctccccaaccatCCATGGTACCTTAAGCTCATCATCACACTGTCTCTCCccaagagaaaaggaacaaagaccGTCTTGATCAATATTGTGTTCTCAGGgtcaacacagtgcctggcacaaagtgggTACTTAGGAATGAATGAACGGAAAGGGAAGGCATTAGGTCTCTGAGCAGGCAGGAGGGTCTGGGATGAAGGTCCATCGTGGGGGCGCTGAACTTGATAAGGCTGCATACCCTCCAGTGAGAAAAGAGCAGAAGGTCGACCCAGACCACTGTGGTCACTCGGCCGGGAGAAGGGGGCTGACGTCAGATGGCCTTGGGAGTGAAGGGAACCTGACTCACTAGGTTGCCAGGCAACCATCCAGCTGAGAATGTTAATTTACAATTGAATCAACTGGCCACTTTCAGGAACTTTCCTGTTTTGCAGGGATGGGGAGGCAGGAGCTGAGGAAGGGGCGGTGGCTGGGGACTAGCCTGGCAGGTTCTGAAGCAGGACAGGGGTAGCGATCTAGGTACATGGCccataaatgaagtaaaaaaaccgtggggccaggctggggagggaggaaagtgaGACCAGGAAGGGTAGGTGGGTTGTGAGAACCAAGGCAGGTGGAGGAACCGGCAGTCACAGCAAAGGCAAATTCAGCAGGAGCTAGGCTTCTGGAGGGAGAGTGGGACAGAGGCTGGGGCCCAGGAGTGGTAGTAGCACAGAGTCCGGAGAAGACCGGCCAGGCGTGCAGCTCCACTCCCTCAGCTGTCAGGCATGGGCAAGCAGCTTCACCTGGCCAACCCTCAACTCTAAAATGCCCCTGAGTAAAGACTCCGCTCACACTGGTGCTTTTAGGATCCTTTTCCCATCTTAAAACCACTGATAGAGCTaaacaaaatactttctaatattttattatagaaatattcAAATACACAGAAAAGTTGAATTTTAAAGTGAAGACTCATATGCCCACCACCTagattctataattttattattgtctATCTCCTATCTATCCATCTtacttttatgcattttaaaagaaatacattgggggcacctgggtggctcagttggctaagcgactgccttcggctcaggtcatgatcctggagtcccgggatcgagtcccgcatcgggctccctgctcagcagggagtctgcttctccctctgaccctcctccatctcatgctctctatcattctctctctcaataaataaacaaaaatcttaaaaaaataaaataaaataaaaaatacaatgcaCTTTGCCCTAAATACTGTATTAACTAGAGTTCAACTTcattatggttcttttttttttaataaaatttatgtacAATGGAATGCACAATCCTAAGTGCCCTCAATGGGTTTTGACAAACGTGTGcattcaatgagttttgacagtCTGCAAACAGGGTTCTGGGCTTGATTTTGATTGTTAAGTGAGATAATAGGCCCTGTCAGCACTCATGCAACCGCAGAAGGTGTTGCTGTTAAGATATGGGAGGCAAAACAATCCCCAGGGGGGGAGCCAGGCTGTGAGCCAAGGCTGCAGGAAGCAGAAGGTAGGTGTACCTGAGGGGCTAGGGTGAGGCCTGCATGGAGGAGGCGGCGTTAACCTGTGAGGGAAGGCTCCAGGGACTATTACAGGAAAGAgtggagaagaaaataatcaaggaAAGTGGGGTAGAATATTCTGGAAGTCAGCAGGATGCAGCAGCACGGATGAGGGGCAGGTAAGGCTGTGGTGCTGAAAATACCAATGAGGACAGCAGACCCTTACGGAGAACTTCCCATGCGGCAGAGACCAAGTGAATGCTGCGGGTGTCTCATCCCTCACTGTGGCCCTCCCCGGTAAGTATGGGGCGCATCCTCCGTCTGTGACTTGCCTCAGATCACAGCTAGGAAGTGTCAAAGCTGGGATTCAGCCCAGGGCAGCAAAACCTCCTTGTCCTGGCCTCCCACATACACAAAGGCCAGGCCCGCGCACAGACTTCCAGCTACTCCCTGGGTCTCCCCCCTGCTTCTGATTTGAGAAGACTTCTGATTAGCACCCTGGGCGTGCAGGTGCATTTAGAGCTCCACACGAGATCCCGACATGAGGTGTGGATCCAGAGCCACCGCTCCTAAGGCACAGGTGGGCatcagagaaggggagaggaggcgGAGGCTGGAACGGGGGgtgccctctgctctccctcctggGCAGCCGGGTGGGTCACATGGCCCCTGAGCTCATCCCAGGGCACCCTCTCCGGCTCAGCCCGAGAGCAGCCCGCCGACCGTCCCTGTGGTCCTGCTACCTGACCACCCTGGGAGAGCAGAGTCGTGGACCCACTTCCTcctctgcagccccccaccccgggagggaCCACGGATGCCCATGCTGACATGAACgcctcccaggtgtccctgtttgtCCCAGCACCTTCACCCCCCGACAGGCCGCGTTGCCTGGGGCAGAGACGCATCCCCAGCCTCCCCCTTGTCCGCCATCAATAACCAATGAGGAGGCCCGGGCGGCCTCTGACGGCGGTTTGCAGCTCCCCGGGACCGCCGCCTGCCAGGGCCAGCCCTGGCTGGTGGGAGTGTGGCCAGGCGTGCAGAGCTGCCCCCGGGGAGTCTCCCTCCCCAGGGAACGCGCTCCCCACTGTTGTTATTATGTCTAGTGTTTGTGCCCTCCTCCCCTGGAATCCAAATGCCAGCAAGCCATGAAAGGGCCAATCATATTCACCTCTTATCCCGGGGGCCTCATCCTGCCCCCAGCTTACAGCAGGTGCTCACTAACTAGAAGGAAAATGGAATGGATGAATGGCCCGATACTTTAACCAACATCCGCCTTACCTGTATTTGAAAAATcacatgcaggggcgcctggatggctcagtcgtcaagcgtctgccttcggctcaggtcatgatcccggggtcctgggatcaagccccgcatcgggctccctgatcagcgggaagcctgcttctccctctcccactccccctgcttgtgttccctctcgctgtgtctctgtcaaataaataaataaaatctttaaaaaaaaaaaaagaaagaaaaatcacatgcaaATTCACACAGGGCCAGTTCTTACGGACAGAAACCTTCATGAGGCCAGAACCCCTTGTATCTGTGCTCTGTTCCAgccataataaattaccacaaactttacAAGACAACACCAATTCATTCTCTGACAGTTCCGTAGGTCAGGAGTCTCAATTACAGTGTGGGTCCCTGGGCCAAAATGAAGGCGTCACCAGGGCTGTGCTCCTTTCTAAAGGCTCTGGGGATGAACCTGCTTCCAAGCTCATCCAGATTGTTGGCTGAATTCAGTTGTTTGCGGTCCAGGGCCTCAGCTGGGGGCCTCTTTCAGCTCCTGAAGGCCACCTGCATTCAGCctgctgccctccctctcccatctTCAAACCAGCAACGGCAGGTGGAATCCTCCTCATTCTTCAAATCTCTGATTCATCCTTCAGCCATATCACTTCCGCCTTTAGCCAAAGGACGTTCTAGCCAaagaacttttttgtttttttgtttctttgttagagagagagaaagcacacagcagggggagaggcagagggagaagcaggctcactgctgagcaaggagcccaactcgggactcgatcccaaaccccgggatcatgacctcacaCTCAGGCGTCCTGCCAAAGAATGTTTTAAGGGCTCATCTGATTAAATGCagcccactcagataatccaggataagctCCCTACTTTAAAGTCTATAATTACaactgcaaagtcccttttgccatgtaacctCATATATTCACAGGTCCCAGGAATTGGggtatggacatctttggggcaccattattctgcccaccacaccTCTCCTGGGAGGAAAAAGATCCCAGAACCAGGATTTCAGGTCCAAGACTCCTTGGTCCTGTAAACTCAGGACAGGGATTGCTCACCTGTGtgagcctcaggttcttcatctgtgGAATAGGGACACACTAGTACTTACGTCCAAGGACCATGGTGAAGAGCAACTACATTTATTCATGCAAAAAGCCTGGCACAAAGCGTTGTCACTATTGTGAGAACGAGGGGGCAGGGtccacagagagagggagggggctggccccagggtctgggatccGGTCTTCAATTTGGTAGACTCTGAAATTTCTGGTCACCCAGCGAGTCAAAGTGTTGGAGCCGGGAGTCTCTCCTGGCCTCACCAGTTCCCAAATCCTCTGTATACCAGTCGGTGCTGGCCTCTGAGAGGTCCAACTTCCATAGGCTCCATCTCTGCCACCTCTTTCAGTGGCAACCCAGGACAAGTGTCCCTCTGAGTCATGGCCAACTGGAGGGAAAAGCTTAGATTCACAGATGATGCTTTTTAGGGAATCACCCTCCTAAGTCTTGGGAAAGGAGAAGCTCTGATGTGTTCCAAGTGTGTGCGCAGACCTTGTTACATTTCCCCTTCGCAGCAGCCCAATGAGGTAGGAATGAATGattcccatttcacagctgaggctaactgaggcccaaagaggatAAGGGAGAAGGTGCAAACAAATTAGGGACTTGCAATGTTCTGGGCACAGTGCGTGGTGCTTTACGTACATCACCTTCACAAGACTCCCCCCAAGTCCCagttattttcctcatttcttgaagaagaaaatagctCAGAGAAGAGGAGAGATCTGCTCAAAGTTCAACATCTGGAAAAGGGCAAGGCCCGGAATCCCTTCCCTTTCCCATCGGACAAGGGTCCCCTCATCGCCTGTTGAGTGGGTACCCGCTTCTGTTTGCTGCTATCACCAGCCCTGGTGTGACCAGCCTGCCAAGAACAGCCAAGGTGGCCAGGGGAGGGCGGTTCATAACCCCCTCCACAGCAGAGATCTTGGGTTCTGGTGCAACTCAGGCTCCACAGAAAGCTTATCATTTCCCATCACCATGGTAACACGAACATCTCTATTCCTCTAACACATGAACAGAGCTGCTCCCCACACCACCGTCTCCCAAGCCCCTCAAAGATTATGGATTCGATTCATTATCACCAATGCCTGCACTGGTTTTGTCGTTTTCACTTAATTCCATTTGCTGTGTCACTGAGCCCTGCCCTGGATTAGAGTGGTTATTCACCAGAACATTCGGCTGCTGGTTGCCATGGACACTCACAGCCTGCGGCATCACCTGTTAATTCTCAGCACGGCTGGCTGTGAGCATGGGTACCACTGCCCTTTATCCAGGACCCAAGGGGTATCAAAACTCCCCCAGACAAGGAGGGGGCCTGATGATGTGTGAACAAGAGCAAAATCTCTAATGCCAACCGTGGAAAAATCAAAACCAGCTCGAGATGGCAATTTATCAAATCAGTCAACAAGCGCACTATTTGGTTTTCTGGCACATCTTGGGCAAGCCCTTTAGTCTCTTTGCTTAccattttaagatgtatttttatattggAAAGTGGTGAATGCGTCACGCAGATCCCTTTCTCCCATGGAAAACAAAAGGAGGGAGCCTCCAAGTGCagggagccctgggtggggggttTGCAAGAGGCAGGGGGTAAAAGCGGACCCGAGGTGGAGGGGAGCTGCAAGCAGGAACCCAACCAGCACAGAGGGCACAAGGAGGCGGGGGACGCTCAGGGTTTTCCAGGCAAGGGAGGTGAAGAGGCAACCAGGCAGAGAGAGTGGGGCCATCAGCCCATGGCCCATTGCCCCCGATAACTACCTCACGTCCTGTTTGCAGAGCCGAGCAGAGGGGACAGGGGATCAATACAGCTCTCCACATCCACACACTCCCTGCTCTTCAAACACCAATGTATGACGAAACATGCTTCCTCTGAATCCAGGGTCATTCGGTGCACCcgcttcccctgccccccaatgGGACGTAGTCGGAGGGCACACCAGGATTCTGACCCCAAGGACCGGGTGGGGGGCACTGTTCTGATCCCGGGGAGCCTGTCTCCTGCCTGCCCTCATACCCAGCTGAAGACCTGCCCCGACCCCACACCAGCCCCTCACTGCCATGAAGGTCAACGCCCCTCCCCCTCATGTGGATGACTGACTGATTGAGTGACAGGGCAGGGCACCGGTGATGTACCTGTGCCCGCCCTCTTTTGTCTTGCTGGCCGCATGGGCGTTTGGGAGGGGCCTTGAGGGCTTTATAAGGCAGGGCAGGAGCACCAAGCAGTGCAGGGACTGGAAAGGCACCAGGAGGGCTACAGCACCGCCCACGTCCCGGCTCTGCAGGTGAGAGCACCCAGGAGGGGAGTGGAGAGGCGGGGAAGAGGGTTGATGGGACGACTCCCTGCATCAAGGTACCAGGCTCACGCCTCGGTGTCTCCAGGGCTGCCACCCTTCTCTTAGCTCAGGGCCAGACTAGGTCTCGGCCTAGAACCCACCCTGGCATTCCCAAACCTTGAGCTGACTTGCCACTTCAACTCCCTTACTCCATGTTCACCCCAGTCCTGCGAGGTGAGAAGGACAAAGGAAGGGTTGGAACTGGAATCCAAGGCTTCTGGATCCCATCTCGAGCTTTTTCCTAGACCAGCGCAGTCTGAAAGAACTTTCCAGGATGATGGGGTCTCTATCTGCAccgtccaatatggtagccaccagccacaggtGCACTGGGAAGGTAGCTAGCCTGGGGgaggagtttttaattttaattaatttaaatgtaaagagCCACATGAGGCCGGTAGCTACCACGGAGGACGATACACGTGGCTCGTATGGGCCACCGTAGCTCTGGATCACTGATTTTTCAACCTTGTTTCTTTAGCACCAAGAACCCTTTCTCTTCCAAAGGAAATCTAAGAGATTTCCTatgaaaaacagataaaagtagtattttattggggcgcctgggtggctcagtcgttaagcgtctgccttcggctcaggtcgtgatcctagggtcctgggatcgagccccgcatcgggctccctgctccgcgggaggcctgcttctccctctcccactccccctgcttgtgttccctctctcgctgtgtctctcactgtcaaataaataaatctttaaaaaaaaaaaggtagtattttattaatatgaatGTGTTCCTGAAAGGTAAAGCCAATCAGAATAATGAGGCTGAAAGAACACAAGTGCTGAGAATAGAATTTTAGATTTGAATTTTAGATTCCTTTGAGTATCCAGTTCATTTCTGTATTATGGCTTCCCCAAACTCAGGTCACCCTGACACACAGGTGCAAATGGTAACAGCTTAATTTTTAACTGCTTAACTACAATCACAGGATATTCCTCAGTTAAGCAAAAATGGCGGGAGAAGCTTCCCTCCAGGGGCCGTGCAGAAACGGTGGGACCCGACCACACGGTGAATACGCTGGTGGTCTCCACAGAGGTACCGGGCCGTCTGTAACGTGCCCTTTGGTATGACTATTGAAAAGCTCACTTTAAATTACAAAGAATTAAACATCTACAGAGCAGCTCACGTAGCCTCAAATTCTGCAGAAATTTGGAAACCATCACTCTCGGTTGTAAATTCCTCCTCCGAGAGAAGCCACCGTTGTAACTAAGGTAGGTGAGGAGGAAAGGGGGGCAGGCCTGGGAGCCGGGGGAGTTGGCAGGAACTGGAGAAGCAAGCTGAGGAACAGTCCACAACCCCACACAGGGTTGCACCTGCCAGCAGCCAGGGACCCagagtccatctggtccaggccCCTGCCTTTGGGTGTCTGGATGGCCCCATCTTTCAGCTCTGCCCCTCTTTCCTTTGCAGACAAGATGCAGCGACTGTGTGTGTACGTGCTGATCTTGGCGCTGGCTCTGGCCACCTCCTCTGAAGCTTCTTGGAGGCCCCGCTCCCAGCTGCAGGAGGCACCCTCGGATCCAGGGGCAAACAGGGGCCTGGAGCCACGCTGGCTGGACCGGCTGGGCGCAGCCTCTCACCAGCGAAGGCAGCTAGGGCTCCAGGGTCCCCCACAGCTGGTGGCAGGTAGGAGCTGTGACAGCTGTCCCTGCTTGTCTCGCCCAGCCAAGGTTGACCCTGGCCTTGGTCTCCAGCGGCTAGATGTCCTTCCCATATCCTCACGTCCTCTCCCCGCTCTGACCCTCAGACCTGTCCAAGAAGCAGGGACCGTGGGTGGAGGAAGAAGAAGCAGCTTACGGATGGATGGACTTCGGCCGCCGCAGTGCGGAGGAAGGGGACCAGCGTCCCTAGAACGGAGCTTCAGAGCCCAGCCatctcccagcccagcccagccccatgAAAAACCACTCAAAATAAATTAGCTTCCAATGGATCACATTGTGTCAAgtgtggggcaggagaggggagttAGTGGGGACAGGGTTGAGGCAGTGGGGAGAACTGAGCACTCTCCTGGGGGCAGGGACCATGACTCATTCTTCTGGGTGTGCCCAGAGCCTAACACTGACCCCGAATCTACTAGTGCAGGTGGAAAATGGTGGTGGGGTCGCAAGCAGAGTCAGCTTTCTAAAAGATAAATCAAACGGTGCCACTCCAGGTTTTAACCCTCCAATACTTCCTGTCACACTTAGAATAAGACCTAAACTCCTTGCCAAAGCCCTAAACTAGCCCTGCTGTCCTCACGGCAGGTGCCatgttccttcctcctctctcccttttcccttacACAAATGCACCTGCGCTCGGTCCTGCTCAGAACATTTGTCCTCGCCATTCCCTGTGCCC harbors:
- the GAST gene encoding gastrin, encoding MQRLCVYVLILALALATSSEASWRPRSQLQEAPSDPGANRGLEPRWLDRLGAASHQRRQLGLQGPPQLVADLSKKQGPWVEEEEAAYGWMDFGRRSAEEGDQRP